A part of Aegilops tauschii subsp. strangulata cultivar AL8/78 chromosome 2, Aet v6.0, whole genome shotgun sequence genomic DNA contains:
- the LOC109747028 gene encoding organic cation/carnitine transporter 4-like yields the protein MSTTEVLLAGPGSVGGGERLSIDDALALHAGEFGRWQLRHFLLVTAAWILEAMHTMVMVFADREPAMSCPAGDGRCGDRCAGAAAGWEWDQGSGSSTVAEWGLVCGESYKVGLVHALYFASAMIGAGIFGHLSDSSLGRKGSLLAVCSLNAIFGLLTALSPNYWAYVALRILTGFSAGSICLCSFILATEPVGPSYRGVVGMSTCYFFSGGIAILAGIAAMFQSSWRLLYVVTSMPSLVFVLTIMPFVSESPRWYLVRRRAEDAMRIIRDIASTNRKSIPDGITLKIDDEDDINKNIEESSSILDVFRSRTTRGRLVLSVLISFLCSVVYYGLSLNVVNLKINLYISVAVNSLAEMPAFLLTTVLLQHLGRKPLAIGSMLLSGVFCTSASLITGVGAMRALRMACGVVGIFGMAATYNLLVVYTAELFPTTVRTAAMGCTLQASKMGAILAPMVVLLGERMPFAVFGMLGIIGGLLVFCLPETMHKPLYDTMFGLEKGEGEFVNKGEITRGNSEI from the exons ATGTCCACCACCGAGGTGCTCCTCGCCGGCCCGGGCAgtgtcggcggcggcgagcgcctGAGCATCGACGACGCGCTGGCGCTGCACGCGGGGGAGTTCGGGCGGTGGCAGCTGCGGCACTTCCTGCTGGTGACGGCGGCGTGGATTCTGGAGGCGATGCACACCATGGTCATGGTCTTCGCCGACCGCGAGCCGGCCATGTCGTGCCCCGCGGGGGACGGCCGGTGCGGCGACCGCTGCGCCGGCGCCGCGGCCGGGTGGGAGTGGGACCAGGGGAGCGGCTCCTCGACGGTGGCCGAGTGGGGACTCGTCTGCGGCGAGAGCTACAAGGTCGGCCTCGTCCATGCTCTCTATTTCGCCAGCGCCATGATCG GCGCTGGCATCTTTGGACACTTATCAGACTCTTCTCTAGGTCGGAAGGGATCCCTCTTGGCGGTGTGCTCCCTCAATGCCATTTTCGGCCTCCTCACCGCGCTCTCCCCCAACTATTGGGCCTACGTGGCCTTGCGCATCCTCACGGGCTTTAGCGCTGGCAGCATTTGCCTTTGCTCCTTCATCCTTGCCACAGAGCCCGTAGGGCCCTCCTATCGTGGCGTTGTTGGCATGTCGACATGTTATTTCTTCTCCGGCGGCATCGCGATCCTTGCCGGCATCGCCGCGATGTTCCAGTCCTCCTGGCGCCTCCTCTATGTCGTGACCTCCATGCCCTCCCTCGTCTTCGTGCTCACCATCATGCCGTTCGTCTCTGAGTCCCCACGTTGGTACCTTGTGCGGAGGCGCGCCGAGGATGCAATGCGCATCATACGAGACATTGCGTCCACCAATCGAAAGAGCATCCCAGATGGCATCACACTCAAGATCGACGATGAGGATGACATCAACAAGAATATCGAGGAGTCGTCGTCAATCCTAGACGTGTTTCGGTCACGAACGACGCGGGGCAGGCTGGTGCTGTCAGTGCTCATCAGTTTCCTTTGTTCGGTAGTATACTACGGGCTGAGCCTCAATGTGGTCAATCTAAAGATTAACCTTTACATCAGTGTGGCTGTTAACTCTCTCGCCGAAATGCCCGCATTTCTTCTCACTACGGTGCTCCTCCAACACTTGGGTCGGAAGCCACTCGCCATTGGCTCGATGCTTCTCAGCGGTGTTTTCTGTACATCTGCCAGTCTTATTACCGGCGTCGGTGCCATGAG GGCGCTGAGGATGGCATGTGGGGTGGTAGGAATCTTCGGAATGGCCGCGACATATAACCTATTGGTTGTATACACAGCAGAGTTGTTCCCTACGACGGTGCGTACTGCGGCGATGGGATGTACGTTACAAGCTTCCAAGATGGGTGCCATACTAGCACCCATGGTAGTGTTACTCGGGGAGCGGATGCCATTCGCGGTGTTTGGCATGTTGGGTATCATCGGTGGGCTACTCGTGTTCTGCCTCCCAGAGACTATGCACAAGCCATTGTATGACACCATGTTCGGGTTGGAGAAGGGCGAGGGAGAATTTGTAAATAAAGGGGAAATTACAAGAGGAAACTCCGAAATTTGA